From the genome of Leptolyngbyaceae cyanobacterium:
TGGAATCTCTAGATTTATTTAGTGAACAAACTGCTAAATTAATGTCTTTAAGTCCTCATAAATTACCTTATTATCAACGAGGTCGTCGCGCCGAAACGCTTATCCAATCTACCTTTGAGCTATAGTTGTCGCCCCGTCAGGTCTGTAGTATTCATACCTCTTTTTGACCTTTAGAGAAAATCTTTGTTCTTCCCAAATTGCCCTTAATTGTATTCCAATATTATAGGGTAAAACATTAATACGCTTCTCCTGTATCCAGTAAACCCATAACCTCAACCGATCGATTTTGATAAGTTAGTATTAAAGGTAGATACGGAACATCCACTGTTTTAGATAACTAAGCTAGAATATCTACAAACCATAATCCTAATCCAAAATGGCTAAAACTATTGATATCACTGGACTTACTCCCGAACAAATCGAACAGATTTATGTGATGGTAGAAACCTTCAAAACTATCAATAAACATCAAAGCCAATTAACAAAAGAACAGTGTTCAGAATTCGATCCAACTCCGTTGTTTTTTGAAAGCGAAATTCTCCAACCCTTCGATCGCGGTATGCTTTATGGCAACAGAACCTAAACGAATTTATCTCGATACCAACGTTCTGGCATACATTGCTAATACTAAAGCACCTCAACACAGGGTCGCATTAGAAATATTTCGACCTAGTGAAACAGAAATTCTCTGCGTTTCATCACAAGTTTTAGCAGAATTTTATTCCTATATAACCAATCCTGCTATCTTAGCACAACCCCTAGAGCCAACAGAAGCCATTAGCCGCATTAAACGGATTTGCCAGATGCCTCATGTCTGTTTGCTCTCAACTCCTGTAAATCTTTTTGAAGGTTGGATGAATTTATTAGAAGAA
Proteins encoded in this window:
- a CDS encoding PIN domain-containing protein; amino-acid sequence: MATEPKRIYLDTNVLAYIANTKAPQHRVALEIFRPSETEILCVSSQVLAEFYSYITNPAILAQPLEPTEAISRIKRICQMPHVCLLSTPVNLFEGWMNLLEERPVTNGGIFDLLHIAIMLSHKITIIYTFNTKDFSWCSQIKAIDPSNL